One segment of Thermococcus sp. AM4 DNA contains the following:
- a CDS encoding PIN domain-containing protein yields MHGVIDTNVLIYDTFEDTEFHKRAEEVLESLDRWYVPAIVVQEYVWFFKNNGFSAEEALEALKGYTEDPRFKGLSEDPQLIESALDLVVAEKLSLSHFNDAVILLHTLERGTLVTFDVKLRNLAKRKGVVVLPEEL; encoded by the coding sequence ATGCATGGGGTCATAGACACGAACGTCCTCATCTACGACACCTTCGAGGACACGGAGTTCCACAAAAGGGCGGAGGAGGTACTTGAATCCCTCGACAGGTGGTACGTTCCGGCGATAGTCGTGCAGGAGTACGTGTGGTTCTTCAAAAACAACGGCTTTTCGGCGGAAGAAGCGCTCGAGGCCCTCAAGGGGTACACAGAGGATCCAAGATTCAAGGGATTGAGTGAAGACCCTCAACTAATCGAAAGCGCTCTGGACTTAGTGGTAGCCGAAAAACTCTCGCTCTCACATTTCAACGACGCGGTAATTCTTCTTCACACCCTGGAGAGGGGAACCCTCGTTACCTTCGACGTCAAGCTGAGAAACCTGGCAAAAAGAAAAGGGGTTGTTGTTCTCCCAGAGGAGCTTTAA